In Weissella tructae, the DNA window TGTTTGTTGGTCCATTCGAACATTCATTGATGTTCGTAGACGTGGTAGTTGATATTGCAATTGCGCAATCGCGACTTGCAACTTCGCAACCTTTGTCTTGGCACGTGTCGCAAAAATATCTAAGATTAATGCGGTACGGTCCATCATTGAGACACCTGTACCAGCCTCCAAGTTACGGATTTGTGATGGTGACAATTCATCGTTTGTCACAACCATTTCTGCATCAAGTGCCTTAACTAGTTCACCTAATTCTTCAACCTTACCTTTTCCGAAGTAAGTTCCACCATGGGGACGTTCCATTTTTTGTGTTAATGTACCGACCACTTCCATGTTGTTCGCATCTGCTAAGTTCGCCAATTCTTCCATTTGATAGGTAAAATCAACATCAACACGTTCTAGTCCAGCCAAAATTACTTTTCGACGTGGGTTTTGTTCATTTTCAATCATTCATTTCTCATTTCCGCCTTACCAAACGGTTGTTACATCGTTGTAGGCCTTTACTTTAATTTCTTCTTCACTAATTTCCCAAAGGGCAATTCCACCGTTATTCACAGCATCCTTGGCTAGGGCTTCATTTTCAAAACGGGCAGCCATGTTACGAATCAACGTCCCGTGGGCCACGACCAAAATATTGTCACCATCTTGATGATTTTCTGCAATGTACTTCAAACCATTATCGAAACGGTGCCAAAACATTTCTGCGTTTTCAGCATCATGATATGGATCTGTTTCGTGGAAAGCATCCATCATACCATTCATCCCCAGCGCTAAGGCAAGTTCACCATATGTTTCTGATGTTTCATCTAAGTTCAATTCACCAGAAATTTGCTTCGCAACTTCACTTCCCAACAATCCTTCGTAAATACCAAAGAATACTTCACGGAAGTTATCCAGCTTTTGTGGTTCCTTCAGGTCACCACTCGCAACATTACGAGATAGAATGCCTTTTGCTGTGTTGTTTGCACGTGTTAAATCAGATGAATATGCATGAGCAAATTTGACATTACGTAGACGTTCCCCTGCCGCAAACGCATCCGCAATTCCACTTTCAGTCAATGGCGCATCACTCCACCCTTGCATGCGTCCATACTTATTCAGATATGTTTGTCCGTGACGTACAATGTATAAATTAAATGCCATAATTTGCTCCCATTCTTTTATGCCAACATGTATTAAATTGCTTCTATACATTATAACATTCTCATTCTTTAAAGTCGCAGCCTTTACCTGCCTTATTTTCAACAAACCTGTTGACACAGCCCAGTTTAATAGATATAGTTAATATCGGTTGTTGCATAAATCAACAATTACCTCATGATGAAGTTTGGCCCAATGGTCAAGTGGTTAAGACGTCGCGTTCTCAGCGCGGAATCCAGGGTTCGATTCCCTGTTGGGCTATTGCTCAAAAGTTAAATTCATCATGGCCCAATGGTCAAGTGGTTAAGACGTCGCGTTCTCAGCGCGGAATCCAGGGTTCGATTCCCTGTTGGGCTATACTTATCAAAAAAGCTGATATCTTAATTGATATCAGCTTTTTTGTTTATTTATCCGTCTGCAATACCCGTTGTACCTCTGTCTGCAATGCTGGAATCACATCTGTTTCAAACCATGGATTTTGTGACAACCAAATATTATTACGTGGTGAGGGATGGACTAGCGGAAAGTAGGTTGGTAAAAAGTCCTTATATTGGCGAACATTGTCCGTAATTTTAACACTGGCCTTCTCATCTAAATAATAATGTTGTGCGTATGCACCAATTAAAATTGTCAGTTTAATATTTGGCATCATCTGTAACATCTTTGGATGCCATTTCTCAGCAACGATTTTACGTGGTGGTAAATCACCTGATTTCCCTTTGCCCGGAAAATAGAAATCCATTGGTAGTACCGCAATATCACCGGAATCGTAAAAGATAGC includes these proteins:
- a CDS encoding uracil-DNA glycosylase family protein — encoded protein: MTIRDEIASAPENQIFTEKGWKPLFAIPKTAKILIIGQAPGLKTQEQNVMWRDASGDRLRSWLGIDDAIFYDSGDIAVLPMDFYFPGKGKSGDLPPRKIVAEKWHPKMLQMMPNIKLTILIGAYAQHYYLDEKASVKITDNVRQYKDFLPTYFPLVHPSPRNNIWLSQNPWFETDVIPALQTEVQRVLQTDK
- a CDS encoding histidine phosphatase family protein, with product MAFNLYIVRHGQTYLNKYGRMQGWSDAPLTESGIADAFAAGERLRNVKFAHAYSSDLTRANNTAKGILSRNVASGDLKEPQKLDNFREVFFGIYEGLLGSEVAKQISGELNLDETSETYGELALALGMNGMMDAFHETDPYHDAENAEMFWHRFDNGLKYIAENHQDGDNILVVAHGTLIRNMAARFENEALAKDAVNNGGIALWEISEEEIKVKAYNDVTTVW